DNA from Flavobacteriales bacterium:
GGGTGGAGGGCGCCCCCAGGTCCCAGCCGGTCTCCTGCGCATGGTAGCGCTCCTCCCAGAATCCGCGGTCCAGCCGGTCCTTGCTCATCGCTTGATCAGTCGCACCACGTTCTCCACATGGTAGGTGTGCGGGAACATGTCCACCGGCTGCACATGGTCGATCCGGTACCGGTCCTGCAGGATGGCGAGGTCGCGGGCCTGCGTAGCGGGGTTGCAGCTCACGTAGACGATGCGCTGCGGCGCCAGCTCCAGCAGGTGGCGCACCACGGGCTCATCCATGCCGGCGCGCGGCGGGTCGGTCACCACCACATCCGGCCGGCCGTGCTGCGCCACGAAGGCGGCATCCATCGTCTTCTTCATGTCGCCGCTGGTGAAGCTCACGTTGGTGATGCCGTTGAGGCCGGCGTTCAGGCGGGCATCGGCCACGCTCTCGGGCACCAGCTCCACGCCGGCCACATGGCGCGCCCGGGCGGCGAGGAAGAGCGTGATGCTGCCCGCGCCGCAGTACAGGTCGTACACGTTCTCCTCGCCGGTGAGCCCGGCAAGGTCGCGCGTGAGGCGGTACATGGCGATGGTCTGCTCCGGGTTGGTCTGGAAGAAGGTCTTCGGTCCGATGCGGAAGCGCAGGGGCCTGCCGCCGAGCCCGTCGGGCAGTTCCTCCACGATGTGGTCGCGGCCGTGGTGGACGTGTATGGCGAGGTCGTAGATGGTGTCGTTCCGCTTCGTGTTCACCGTCCATAGTACGCTGGTGAGCTGCGGAAAGGCCTGCACCAGGGCATCGAACAGGCGGGTGCGGGCCTCGGCATCCTCATGGCCCAGGGCAAGCAGCACCATGCACTCGCCCGTGGTGGCGGTGCGGATGAGGAGGTTGCGCAGGAAGCCCTCGTGCGCCCGGACGTCGTAGAAGCTGAGGCCCTCGCGCCGCGCATGCTCGCGCACGAGGTTGCGGATGGCGTTGCTCGGGTCGGGCTGCAGGTGGCATTCGCCGATGTCGAGCACGCGGTCGAACCGCTGCGGGATGTGGAAGCCCAGCGCGTTGCGGTCGGTGATGGCGCCTTGGGCGGACAGCTCCTCGCGCGTGAACCAGCGGCTGTTGCTGAAGGTGAACTCGAGCTTGTTGCGGTAGTGGGTGAGCCGGGGCGATGGCAGGATCGGCGTCACCGGCGGCAGCGCCAGCCCGCCGATCCGCTCCAGGTTGTCCACCACCTGCTGCTGCTTGTATTCGAGCTGCTTGGGGTAGCTGAGGTCCTGCCATTTGCAGCCGCCGCAGGTGCCGAAGTGGCGGCAGAAGGCGGGCACGCGGTCGGGCGAGGGGGACGTGATGCGCTGCGCCACCGCCTCGGCGTAATTCTTCTTCTTCACCGTCACCCGCAGGTCCGCCACGTCGCCGGGCACGGCGCCGGTGACGAAGACCACCAGGCCATCCATCCGCGCCAAGGCCTTGCCGTTGGCGCCGGCACCGGTGATGGGCACCTGTTCCCAGATGAGGCTCTCCTTCGGCTTGCTGCGGCGCATGGTGGGTGGGCGGGCGGCAAAGATGGGCGCTGCGGGGCCTCGGGCCCGGCGGCCGCACCCCCGGCCGCGTATTTTCGCGGCCGCATGATCCTCCCCATCCGCGCCTACGGCGACCCTGTGCTGAAGAAAGTGGCGCAGGACATCGAGCCCGGCCACCCCGGCCTCGAGCAGCTCATCGCCGACATGTTCGAGACCATGTATGCGGCCAGCGGCGTGGGCCTTGCCGCCCCGCAGGTGGGCCATAGCATCCGCCTCTTCGTGGTGGATGCCTCGCCCTTCGCCGAGGATGAGGATGGCAAGCCCACCGAGGAGGCGCACCTGAAGGACTTCAAGAAGGTCTTCATCAACCCCTACATCGTGGAGGAGGAGGGGGAGGAGTGGCCCTTCGAGGAAGGCTGCCTCAGCATCCCCGGCATCCGCGAGGAGGTGAAGCGCCAGCCGCGCATCGTGCTGCAGTACCAGGACGAGCGCTTCGTGGAGCACGAGGAGGCCTTCGAGGGCTTCGCCGCGCGCGTGATCCAGCACGAGCACGACCACCTGGACGGGGTGCTCTTCACCGACCACCTGCCGCCGCTCCGCCGCAGGATGCTGCAAGGGCGGCTCCGCGACATCTCGCGCGGCAAGACGGATGTGAAATACACCATGCGCTTCACCCCAGCGAAATGACCATGTCCATCAAGCACATCTTCCTGTTCGCCCTGCCCCTCGCGCTGATCGCCTGCGGCGGCGAGGACAAGCCCGTGGCCGATGAGCCGCGCATGATCGAGGCCCGCACGCGCATCCGTGCCAAGGAGGATTCGCTCTTCGAGAACCGCGCATTCGACCGCCGCACCGCCCAAGGCATGGTGGACGTGTACAAGGCCTACGCCGCCGCCTATCCGGTGGACAGCATGGCGCCTGAGTACCTGTTCCGGGCGGCGGGCACCCTGAAGAGCATGGGCGATGCCGAGCAGGCGATCAAGCTCTACGACCGCATCAGTGAGCAATACCCCGGATGGCGCCGGCGCGTGGACGTGCTGTACATGAAGGCCCTCACGCTCGACGACGACCTCGACCGCGACGGCGAGGCGAAGACCATCTACCAGCAGGTGATGTACGAGTACCCGGAGCATCCCTTCGCGCGCGATGCGAAGGCGATGATCGAGAACCTCGGGCTCTCCGACGAGGAGCTCATCGAGAAGTTCAAGCGGATGAACGAGGCGCAGGAAGCCGCAACGCCCGCCCAGTAGGGCCCTATCCGGCGACCGCCGCGAAGGCGGGCGCGAGCCGAAGCTGCCCCCGTGCGGCGATGCCCACCGGCCGGCCGGTGAAGCGCTGCCCGATGAAAGGGGTGTTGTGCGAGCGGCTGGGCAGGTCGTCCTCCGTGCAGGTCCAATCGGCCTCGGGATCGAAGAGGGTGAGCTCGGCCGCCGCGCCTTCGGCGATGTGCACGGCGGGCAGGCCGAGCACCGCGCGGGGCCCGTTGGCGAACCGCTCGATGATGCGGCGCAGGGAGGTGCTGCCCTTGAGGGCGGTGTTCGCTGTGGCGAAGGCGGTCTCCAGGCCGATGATGCCGAAGGCGGCAGCCCCCAGCTCCACCACCTTGTGCTCGCGGTCCTCCGGCCGGTGGTCGCTCACGATGGCATCGATGGTGCCGTCCTTCACCCCCTGCCGCAGCGCCTCGATGTGGCCGCTGTCGCGCAGCGGGGGCAGCACCTTGTAGCAGCTCTCGAACCCGCGCAGGCAGCCGTCATCGAGCAGCAGGTGGGCGGCCGCCACGGAGGCCGTCAGTTTCAGCTTGCGGGCCTTGGCCGCGCGCACCAGCTCCACGGCGCCCGCAGTGCTCACGGTGGCGGCGTGCAGGTGGCCGCCGGCATACTCGAGCAGGGCGATGTCGCGCGCCAGCTGGATGGCCTCGGCCTCGGCCGGAATGCCGCGCAGTCCGAGGCGGGCGCTCATCGCACCCTCGTGCATCACGCCGGTGCCGAGGTCGGGGTCGTTGGGGAAGACCATCAGCGCGGGCGGCGTGCCGGGCAGCCCGGCCGTGTACTGCAGGGCGAGCGCCATGAGCCGCGCATTGCGGAGGGGGCGCTGATCATCGGTGAAGGCCGCCGCACCCGCCATGCGCATATCATGCAGCTCGGCCAGCTGCTTGCCCTCGCCGCCCTTGGTGAGGGTGCCCAGCGGAAGCAGCCGCACGGCATGCCCTTCCGCCCGGCGCAGGAGATAATCGATGCCGGCGCGGCCGTCGGCCACGGGCTTGGTGGTGGGCAGCACGCAGACGGCAGTGAACCCTCCGGCAGCGGCGGCATCGAGGCCGTTGCTGATGCCTTGCTTCCACTCCTCGCCCGGATCGCGGAAATGCGCGCGCAGGTCCACCCAACCGGGGCTCACGTGCAGGCCGGGCATCCTGATCTCGCGGGCATCGCCCTTGGGGAGGCGGCTGCCGATGCGCGCCACGGCGCCGTCGCGCAGCAGGAGGTCCGCTTCGCTGTCGTGGTGCGGACCGCCCGGGTCCACCACCTTCACGTTGCGCAGGATCAGCTCGGTCATCGGGTCGCTCGCAATAGGAAGGCCTCGGCCACCAGGAAGAGCAGGGCCAGGGCGATGAACCACTTCCAGAGCTTCCGGCCGCTGCCCGCCTCGGCCAAACGTAGCGAAAGATCGCCGCCGCCGGCCTCGATCACGGTGAAGGTGGTGAGCCCGCGCTGTCCCAGCTCGGCGCGCAAGGCTTCGGCCGTCAGGCTGCGCAGGTCGCTCTCCAGCCGCGAATGGTTGAGGGCGAAGGCCGCTACGGTGTCCTGCCCGGCCACCAGCGCGTAATGCCCGGGCGGGAGGTCCTCGTCGTGCAGCACCAGCGCGGTGGAGGCCATGGTCCTGCGCACCTCGGGCATCACCTCCAGGCCCTGCGGCCCCATCAAGCGCGGCGGGCGCTCGGCGCCCAGCTCAAGGCCATCGGCGGGCAGCGTGGCCTCGGCGCCCAGCACGGCGTAGGGCCGCTCCATGGGGCGGGCCAGCTCGGCCATGCGCAGCAGCGAGGTGGCGAAGAGGGCATGCCGCACCAGGTTGCCCGATTCCTCGGCGAGCGGCGCCGCCCAGAGGTACACGCTGCCGCGCCCCGCAGCGGTGCGCGAGAGGAAGGGCAGCCCGTCCTGCGTGCGCAGCAGGACGTCGCTGCCGGCAGCGGGGCGGATTCCCCAGCGCTCGCGCGCGGAGGGAAGGTCCACGTTGCGCGGCATGGTCTGGAAGACCTCGCGGTAGAAGGGCAGTTCCAGGTCGATGCGGTCCACCCGGGCCGACCCGGTGTCGAGGCGGGCGGGGGCGGCGGCGCCCACCGTGCCGAAGAATGCGGCATAGCGAGCGGGGTCGCCGCCCCGGGGCGGGAAGACCGCCACGCTGCCCCCGCTCTCCGCGAAGGCGGCAAGGGCCTGCGCCGTGCCGCTGGGCAGTTCGGGCAGCCCGCTCAGCACCACCAGGTCCTGCTGCTCCAGCTCGGCGAGGTCCAGCTGGCGGAAATCGCGCAGGGCCACGGCATGCGCGCTGTCCTGCGCGAAGACGGCCTGGATGGCGCGATCGCCCGGTGCATCGCCGCCGCTGAGCACGAGCACGCGCAGCCGGTCGATGGTGCGGAAGGCGAACCAGAGCCGGTCGTCGAAGGTCACCGGCTGGTCGGTGATGGCCAGCTCGCCCCAGTGCAGCCCGGCCTGATCGTTGCGGAAGCGGAGCACCGTGTCGACGGAGGCGGATGGCCCGGCGCTGAAGGCCGCCAGGCCGCGCTGCTCGCCGTCGATGACCAGCCGCACCGGCACGTTCACCAGCTCCTGATCGCCGTGGTTGGTGATGCGCACGTGCAGCTCCTCGCGCTGCCCCAGCCGGCGCACCGGCGTGCCGAACCAGGCCGAATCGATGCTGAGGTTCGCGGTGGCGGTGGGGGTGAGGGGGATGATCACCGTGGGCGCCGTGCTGTCGTTGGTCCACGCATCGAGGTCGGCGATGGTGCGCTGCAGGTCCGTGAGCAGGTAGGCGCGCTTCACCGGCGCATCGCTCGTGGCGAGGGCCTCGCGCTGGCGGGCGAGCGCCTTGGAGAGCGGGCGCGTGAAGGGCACCGCATCGGCTTGGGCGGCGGCCTGCAGGGCCTCCTCGCGCGGCAGCAATTGCTGCTGGCGGCCCTCGAAGCGCCCGGTGAGCACCTGGAAGCGATCGGTGGGGGCCTGGCCCATCACCACGTCCTGCGCGCCCTTGCGGGCCTGGTCCAGCAGGCGCCCCCCGGCGTTCTGGCCGTCCATGCTGAAGCTGTCGTCGATGTAGATCGATACCGCGCGTGCCCCGGCCTGCGCCGCGCCATCGGCGCCGGGGATGTATGGCTGCGCGAAGGCGAGCACCAGGCTGGCGAGCGCCAGGCAGCGGGCGGCGAGCACCAGCCAGTGCTGCACCTTGCGGCGGGCGCGCGTCTGCCGCGACACCTCGGCGAGGAGGCGCACGTGGGGGAAGTCGATCCGCTTGAAGCGCCGGAGCTGGAAGAGGTGGATGAGCACCGGCAGGGCCAGGACGCCGAGCGCCCACAGGAAGGCCGGGTGCAGGAAGGACATCGGCGCGAAGGTACAGGCCGCGTGGCGAAGCCTCGGGGCTCAACGG
Protein-coding regions in this window:
- a CDS encoding BatA domain-containing protein; amino-acid sequence: MSFLHPAFLWALGVLALPVLIHLFQLRRFKRIDFPHVRLLAEVSRQTRARRKVQHWLVLAARCLALASLVLAFAQPYIPGADGAAQAGARAVSIYIDDSFSMDGQNAGGRLLDQARKGAQDVVMGQAPTDRFQVLTGRFEGRQQQLLPREEALQAAAQADAVPFTRPLSKALARQREALATSDAPVKRAYLLTDLQRTIADLDAWTNDSTAPTVIIPLTPTATANLSIDSAWFGTPVRRLGQREELHVRITNHGDQELVNVPVRLVIDGEQRGLAAFSAGPSASVDTVLRFRNDQAGLHWGELAITDQPVTFDDRLWFAFRTIDRLRVLVLSGGDAPGDRAIQAVFAQDSAHAVALRDFRQLDLAELEQQDLVVLSGLPELPSGTAQALAAFAESGGSVAVFPPRGGDPARYAAFFGTVGAAAPARLDTGSARVDRIDLELPFYREVFQTMPRNVDLPSARERWGIRPAAGSDVLLRTQDGLPFLSRTAAGRGSVYLWAAPLAEESGNLVRHALFATSLLRMAELARPMERPYAVLGAEATLPADGLELGAERPPRLMGPQGLEVMPEVRRTMASTALVLHDEDLPPGHYALVAGQDTVAAFALNHSRLESDLRSLTAEALRAELGQRGLTTFTVIEAGGGDLSLRLAEAGSGRKLWKWFIALALLFLVAEAFLLRATR
- the rlmD gene encoding 23S rRNA (uracil(1939)-C(5))-methyltransferase RlmD, encoding MRRSKPKESLIWEQVPITGAGANGKALARMDGLVVFVTGAVPGDVADLRVTVKKKNYAEAVAQRITSPSPDRVPAFCRHFGTCGGCKWQDLSYPKQLEYKQQQVVDNLERIGGLALPPVTPILPSPRLTHYRNKLEFTFSNSRWFTREELSAQGAITDRNALGFHIPQRFDRVLDIGECHLQPDPSNAIRNLVREHARREGLSFYDVRAHEGFLRNLLIRTATTGECMVLLALGHEDAEARTRLFDALVQAFPQLTSVLWTVNTKRNDTIYDLAIHVHHGRDHIVEELPDGLGGRPLRFRIGPKTFFQTNPEQTIAMYRLTRDLAGLTGEENVYDLYCGAGSITLFLAARARHVAGVELVPESVADARLNAGLNGITNVSFTSGDMKKTMDAAFVAQHGRPDVVVTDPPRAGMDEPVVRHLLELAPQRIVYVSCNPATQARDLAILQDRYRIDHVQPVDMFPHTYHVENVVRLIKR
- a CDS encoding dihydroorotase, encoding MTELILRNVKVVDPGGPHHDSEADLLLRDGAVARIGSRLPKGDAREIRMPGLHVSPGWVDLRAHFRDPGEEWKQGISNGLDAAAAGGFTAVCVLPTTKPVADGRAGIDYLLRRAEGHAVRLLPLGTLTKGGEGKQLAELHDMRMAGAAAFTDDQRPLRNARLMALALQYTAGLPGTPPALMVFPNDPDLGTGVMHEGAMSARLGLRGIPAEAEAIQLARDIALLEYAGGHLHAATVSTAGAVELVRAAKARKLKLTASVAAAHLLLDDGCLRGFESCYKVLPPLRDSGHIEALRQGVKDGTIDAIVSDHRPEDREHKVVELGAAAFGIIGLETAFATANTALKGSTSLRRIIERFANGPRAVLGLPAVHIAEGAAAELTLFDPEADWTCTEDDLPSRSHNTPFIGQRFTGRPVGIAARGQLRLAPAFAAVAG
- a CDS encoding tetratricopeptide repeat protein gives rise to the protein MSIKHIFLFALPLALIACGGEDKPVADEPRMIEARTRIRAKEDSLFENRAFDRRTAQGMVDVYKAYAAAYPVDSMAPEYLFRAAGTLKSMGDAEQAIKLYDRISEQYPGWRRRVDVLYMKALTLDDDLDRDGEAKTIYQQVMYEYPEHPFARDAKAMIENLGLSDEELIEKFKRMNEAQEAATPAQ
- the def gene encoding peptide deformylase translates to MILPIRAYGDPVLKKVAQDIEPGHPGLEQLIADMFETMYAASGVGLAAPQVGHSIRLFVVDASPFAEDEDGKPTEEAHLKDFKKVFINPYIVEEEGEEWPFEEGCLSIPGIREEVKRQPRIVLQYQDERFVEHEEAFEGFAARVIQHEHDHLDGVLFTDHLPPLRRRMLQGRLRDISRGKTDVKYTMRFTPAK